A single region of the Halorussus gelatinilyticus genome encodes:
- a CDS encoding MMPL family transporter, which yields MNASDLFAAVTEYSRPVIAALLVLTVLVGAGAPMVEQSSSLDQFQSDSTAAEKLDYINSNFSSGDQNQTTVQLIVRDENGNVLSKDALIETLRLQQALRNNATVNRTLANETPTAGVANIVATVAIRQEQASELRKQGAQLQQRKESLNESRAQLQQRSRQLNRTAARLSASLNRTRELQARYDRLNASIRQGEVNNSTYRQRSQQIETRLQQVRTGATANLSANRSATYVRAFEQVRGLQQRLDRLNASLQQGEINQSTYRQRAAGIRSQFEQVYRLGTRGVLADEYRKLQQRAADLQEKGQQLAEDAQQLQERRQQLQNASSPTLSEQIDQLQSMNRSEVESSVTTVLSEGGSGPSSQAFAFMPTSYEPGSTQANATMLVVFQQQGGQAVQSMASNTIVESQTAMRQIAEQELDREVLVFGSGIISEETQQSMADSIAIVGPMALLFVVLTLIIAYRDLLDILLGVFGIAVVLVWTFGFMGWADITFNQIFIAVPVLLIGLSIDYAIHVFMRHREEREEHEGESVRQGMSVALASVGVALVWVTATTVIGFMSNLVSPLPPIQDFGIVSSVGILAALVVFGGLIPALKVEIDGFLESRGFDRKKRAFGTGGGALGSMLSVGAVAARKAPFVVIALTLVLSAGGAYGATQVDTSFSQTDFLAEDPPNWMKDLPEPFAPGTYTAKANLEYVNENFLRQDSQAQILVEGDVATAKALEKLQQAKQTAAGKEDVVVVLSNGEPQIRSPLSVMDRVAAQNESFNQTLAAADTDGDGVPDRNVEKVFDKLFAVAPQEAKGVISRQDGEYEAARMVVSVKGGASSSTVTTEMRAIAANVEGGGLTATATGQPIVFEIVQKQLLDTVIQSLLITLGATFAFLMIAYRLAHGSAVLGAITLLPVAFSVSWILGTMYLLGMPFNVLTGMITSLTVGLGVAYSIHLSERYTMELGRRDTMWAAMRESVTGTGGALLGSAATTVGGFGVLAFAILPALQQFGIITGLTIIYAFLASVLVLPSLLALWTRYLGPDEATDTDPSSTVAQGATEVSED from the coding sequence GTGAACGCCAGCGACCTCTTCGCCGCCGTCACGGAGTACAGTCGTCCGGTCATCGCCGCCCTCCTCGTGCTGACCGTGCTGGTCGGGGCGGGCGCGCCGATGGTCGAGCAGTCGTCGTCGCTCGACCAGTTCCAGAGCGACAGCACGGCCGCCGAGAAGCTCGATTACATCAACTCGAACTTCTCATCGGGCGACCAGAACCAGACGACGGTCCAACTCATCGTCCGCGACGAGAACGGCAACGTCCTCTCGAAGGACGCGCTAATCGAGACCCTGCGACTCCAGCAGGCGTTGCGGAACAACGCCACCGTCAACCGGACGCTGGCGAACGAGACGCCGACGGCCGGCGTCGCCAACATCGTCGCTACGGTCGCCATCCGTCAGGAGCAGGCGTCCGAACTCCGCAAGCAGGGCGCGCAACTCCAACAGCGTAAGGAGTCGCTCAACGAGTCGCGGGCGCAACTCCAACAGCGGAGTCGGCAACTCAACCGCACCGCCGCGCGACTCAGCGCGAGTCTGAACCGGACCCGCGAGTTGCAGGCCCGGTACGACCGCCTCAACGCCTCGATCCGGCAGGGCGAAGTCAACAATTCGACGTACCGCCAGCGGTCTCAGCAGATAGAGACGCGACTCCAGCAGGTCCGAACCGGCGCGACCGCGAACCTGAGCGCGAACCGGTCGGCGACGTACGTGCGGGCCTTCGAGCAGGTTCGGGGTCTCCAACAGCGCCTCGACCGACTCAACGCCTCGCTACAGCAGGGCGAGATCAACCAGTCCACCTACCGCCAGCGCGCGGCCGGGATTCGGTCGCAGTTCGAGCAGGTGTATCGACTGGGCACGCGCGGAGTCCTCGCCGACGAGTACCGGAAACTCCAGCAGCGCGCCGCGGACCTGCAGGAGAAGGGCCAGCAACTCGCCGAGGACGCCCAGCAGTTGCAGGAACGGCGCCAGCAGTTGCAGAACGCGTCCTCGCCCACGCTCTCCGAGCAGATCGACCAGTTGCAGTCGATGAACCGGTCGGAGGTCGAGTCGTCGGTCACGACCGTCCTGAGCGAGGGCGGTTCCGGGCCGTCGAGTCAGGCGTTCGCGTTCATGCCGACCTCCTACGAACCCGGTAGCACGCAGGCCAACGCGACGATGCTCGTCGTGTTCCAGCAGCAGGGCGGACAAGCGGTCCAGAGCATGGCCTCGAACACCATCGTCGAGTCCCAGACCGCGATGCGCCAGATAGCCGAGCAGGAACTCGACCGCGAAGTGCTGGTCTTCGGGTCGGGCATCATCAGCGAGGAGACTCAGCAGTCGATGGCCGACAGCATCGCCATCGTCGGCCCGATGGCCCTGCTGTTCGTCGTCCTGACGTTGATAATCGCGTATCGGGACCTGCTGGACATCCTTCTCGGGGTGTTCGGCATCGCGGTCGTCCTCGTCTGGACGTTCGGCTTCATGGGCTGGGCGGACATCACCTTCAACCAAATTTTCATCGCGGTGCCGGTCCTGCTCATCGGTCTCTCCATCGACTACGCCATCCACGTGTTCATGCGTCACCGCGAGGAACGCGAGGAACACGAGGGCGAGAGCGTCCGACAGGGCATGTCGGTCGCGCTGGCGAGCGTCGGCGTGGCGCTCGTCTGGGTGACCGCGACGACGGTCATCGGCTTCATGTCGAACCTCGTCAGTCCGCTCCCGCCGATTCAGGACTTCGGTATCGTGAGTTCGGTCGGCATCCTCGCCGCGCTGGTCGTCTTCGGCGGTCTGATTCCCGCACTCAAGGTCGAAATCGACGGCTTCCTCGAATCCAGAGGCTTCGACCGCAAGAAGCGGGCGTTCGGGACCGGCGGCGGCGCACTCGGCTCGATGCTCTCGGTCGGTGCGGTCGCCGCCCGGAAAGCGCCCTTCGTCGTCATCGCGCTGACGCTCGTCCTCTCGGCGGGCGGTGCCTACGGCGCGACGCAGGTCGATACCAGCTTCTCGCAGACGGACTTCCTCGCGGAGGACCCGCCGAACTGGATGAAAGACTTGCCCGAACCGTTCGCACCCGGTACGTACACCGCGAAGGCGAACCTCGAATACGTCAACGAGAACTTCCTGCGACAGGACTCGCAGGCCCAGATTCTCGTGGAGGGCGACGTCGCCACCGCGAAAGCCCTCGAAAAACTCCAGCAGGCGAAGCAGACCGCCGCCGGAAAGGAGGACGTAGTGGTCGTCCTCTCGAACGGCGAACCGCAGATTCGGAGTCCGCTCTCGGTGATGGACCGCGTAGCGGCCCAGAACGAGTCGTTCAACCAGACGCTCGCGGCGGCCGACACCGACGGCGACGGCGTGCCCGACCGGAACGTCGAGAAGGTCTTCGATAAACTGTTCGCGGTCGCGCCACAGGAAGCGAAAGGTGTCATCAGTCGCCAGGACGGCGAGTACGAGGCCGCGCGGATGGTCGTCTCGGTCAAGGGCGGCGCGTCGTCCTCGACGGTCACGACCGAGATGCGCGCCATCGCCGCGAACGTCGAGGGCGGCGGCCTGACCGCGACCGCGACGGGCCAGCCCATCGTCTTCGAAATCGTCCAGAAGCAACTGCTCGATACGGTCATCCAGAGCCTACTCATCACGCTGGGCGCGACGTTCGCCTTCCTGATGATAGCCTACCGACTCGCCCACGGGAGCGCCGTACTCGGAGCCATCACCCTGCTCCCCGTGGCGTTCAGCGTCTCGTGGATTCTCGGGACGATGTACCTGCTCGGGATGCCGTTCAACGTCCTGACGGGGATGATCACGAGCCTCACGGTCGGCCTCGGGGTGGCCTACAGCATCCACCTCAGCGAGCGCTACACGATGGAACTCGGGCGGCGCGACACCATGTGGGCCGCCATGCGCGAGAGCGTCACCGGGACCGGCGGCGCGCTGCTGGGGAGCGCCGCGACCACGGTCGGCGGGTTCGGCGTCCTCGCCTTCGCCATCCTGCCCGCGCTCCAGCAGTTCGGCATCATCACCGGCCTGACCATCATCTACGCGTTCCTCGCCAGCGTCCTCGTCCTCCCGAGTCTGCTGGCGCTGTGGACGCGCTACCTCGGGCCGGACGAGGCTACCGACACCGACCCAAGTTCGACGGTCGCCCAAGGCGCGACGGAGGTGAGCGAGGACTGA
- a CDS encoding S8 family peptidase has translation MVGYDRRSFLKVSGTALGGIAVGSTVTVASSDERFLVDSSETSQSEAEAAGLDVVHALPEIDLLVVEGAESDVESLGATYAADSTYSLDLPAGRDSPTTDESASDEPRYSPQWDKQAQNVPEAHEITRGEGTRVAVIDTGVAAGHPDLQHAVNEDLSKDFTGDGYGAAGPYGGYHGTHVAANDRNEVGTVGSAPGTEIVDCRVFSPSENASFADIVAAVVYSARIDCDAANMSLGAYPVSRTANGQFYGKVLNRTTSYAKNQGTVVVTSAGNDAADLQHDGKFISLPNEAANVLSVSATGPLGFNHGADGLESPTYTPANYTNYGTNAIDVAAPGGNYDPDFPTGWYYDMVLNTLAEPQFDADGDYVGANYTYSWIAGTSMAAPQVAGAVALVRSQNPGSTRGRSASASGTPPRCPRSSRRPTTALAN, from the coding sequence ATGGTCGGTTACGACAGACGGTCGTTCCTCAAAGTCAGCGGCACAGCACTCGGTGGCATCGCGGTCGGAAGCACGGTGACGGTCGCGTCGTCCGACGAGAGGTTCCTCGTGGATAGCAGCGAGACCAGCCAGTCCGAAGCGGAGGCGGCGGGTCTCGACGTGGTTCACGCGCTCCCCGAAATCGACCTGCTGGTCGTGGAGGGCGCGGAGTCCGACGTGGAGTCGCTCGGCGCGACGTACGCCGCCGACAGCACCTACTCGCTCGACCTCCCGGCCGGACGCGACTCGCCCACCACGGACGAGAGCGCGTCGGACGAACCGCGCTACTCCCCCCAGTGGGACAAGCAGGCCCAGAACGTCCCGGAGGCTCACGAGATTACGCGCGGCGAGGGCACCCGCGTCGCCGTCATCGACACCGGGGTCGCGGCGGGCCACCCCGACCTCCAGCACGCGGTCAACGAAGACCTCTCGAAGGACTTCACCGGCGACGGCTACGGCGCGGCCGGACCGTACGGCGGCTACCACGGCACCCACGTCGCGGCCAACGACCGGAACGAGGTCGGGACGGTCGGCTCCGCGCCCGGCACGGAAATCGTGGACTGTCGGGTCTTCTCGCCGAGCGAGAACGCCTCGTTCGCCGACATCGTGGCGGCGGTCGTCTACAGCGCGCGCATCGACTGTGACGCCGCGAACATGAGCCTCGGCGCGTATCCCGTCTCCCGGACGGCCAACGGCCAGTTCTACGGCAAAGTTCTCAACCGGACGACGAGCTACGCGAAGAATCAGGGCACCGTCGTCGTCACCTCTGCAGGCAACGACGCAGCGGACCTCCAACACGACGGCAAGTTCATCAGCCTCCCGAACGAGGCGGCCAACGTGCTGTCGGTCAGCGCGACCGGTCCGCTCGGGTTCAACCACGGTGCCGACGGTCTCGAATCCCCGACCTACACGCCCGCGAACTACACCAACTACGGCACCAACGCCATCGACGTGGCCGCGCCCGGCGGGAACTACGACCCCGACTTCCCGACCGGCTGGTACTACGACATGGTGCTGAACACGCTCGCGGAGCCGCAGTTCGACGCCGACGGCGACTACGTGGGCGCGAACTACACTTACTCGTGGATTGCCGGCACCTCGATGGCCGCGCCGCAGGTCGCCGGCGCTGTCGCGCTCGTCCGGAGCCAGAACCCCGGCTCAACGCGGGGCAGGTCCGCGAGCGCCTCCGGAACACCGCCGAGGTGCCCGAGGAGTTCGAGAAGACCTACTACGGCGCTGGCGAACTGA
- a CDS encoding CNNM domain-containing protein produces MVEFVIVARMLGGIGLLLGNAYFVTIEFAMTRVRQFTEGEFAGARGLERAWEMTDRLEIYLSGCQLGITVCSVGLGVVAEPALAHLLMPVAELTGLGSHAVAAIAALAVINLMHVVVGEQAPTYLGIERTKAVAGYGSAPLYYWTKLMSPIIVLADKAAKWLLSLFGVEITRSWTEAEEGDEVSSRGDARRMMGDMLREAGLEEEREEEVLAALDIGTMPVRNIMVDREDIVPLSTTNAPEENLRLVRERPHTRFPLVGEALEDFRGIVYTPPLIGRGTDLVEGSLTWEEVAAEPLTVDADIAVSELVDRFQEERHELALVIDDGEVVGMVTATDAFEAMMGELEDPFDDETADATV; encoded by the coding sequence ATGGTCGAGTTCGTCATCGTCGCCCGAATGCTCGGCGGCATCGGGCTCCTGTTGGGGAACGCCTACTTCGTGACCATCGAGTTCGCCATGACTCGGGTCCGGCAGTTCACGGAAGGCGAGTTCGCGGGCGCGAGGGGTCTGGAGCGCGCGTGGGAGATGACCGACCGCCTCGAAATCTACCTCTCGGGGTGTCAGCTGGGCATCACCGTCTGTAGCGTCGGGTTGGGCGTCGTCGCCGAACCCGCGCTCGCGCACCTCCTGATGCCCGTCGCCGAACTGACCGGTCTCGGTTCCCACGCGGTGGCGGCTATCGCCGCGCTCGCCGTCATCAACCTCATGCACGTCGTCGTCGGCGAGCAGGCCCCGACGTACCTCGGCATCGAGCGCACGAAGGCCGTCGCCGGGTACGGCTCCGCGCCGCTGTACTACTGGACGAAGCTCATGTCGCCGATCATCGTCCTCGCGGACAAGGCCGCCAAGTGGTTGCTCTCGCTGTTCGGCGTCGAGATCACTCGGTCGTGGACCGAGGCCGAGGAGGGCGACGAGGTGTCGAGTCGCGGCGACGCCCGCCGGATGATGGGCGACATGCTCCGCGAGGCCGGACTCGAAGAGGAGCGCGAAGAGGAGGTTCTCGCGGCGCTGGACATCGGGACGATGCCGGTCCGGAACATCATGGTGGACCGCGAGGACATCGTCCCGCTCTCGACTACGAACGCGCCCGAGGAGAACCTCCGACTCGTCCGCGAGCGCCCTCACACCCGGTTCCCGCTGGTCGGCGAGGCGCTGGAGGACTTCCGCGGCATCGTCTACACGCCGCCGCTGATAGGCAGGGGCACCGACCTCGTGGAGGGGTCGCTGACGTGGGAGGAGGTCGCGGCCGAACCGCTCACGGTGGACGCGGACATCGCGGTCAGCGAACTCGTGGACCGATTTCAGGAGGAGCGACACGAACTCGCGCTGGTCATCGACGACGGGGAGGTCGTCGGGATGGTCACCGCGACCGACGCCTTCGAGGCGATGATGGGCGAACTCGAAGACCCCTTCGACGACGAGACGGCCGACGCGACGGTCTGA
- a CDS encoding rhodanese-like domain-containing protein produces the protein MKRRTFLASSVASLSVTAGCLGGGGGSGAKLSVTPTDGDTDGYPPAFDDKPTERSIDTSSFGTVKENGVEVPLAPIDVAHYWYKRGEARFADARGKKSYKESHIYGAVLSQASKKRRADADPVMDWPKDDRIVCYCGCPHHLSSIRASQLINAGYKNVYVIDEGFWKWHKKGYPMRGNNVTSKPKSWVISGETATSLAGENAWARHRPSGQVESTDISDAGSYELHLKFHEVGPDSTIEVETPSYTVEGKLKDLATGTVQG, from the coding sequence ATGAAACGAAGAACGTTCTTGGCGAGCAGCGTGGCGTCGCTCTCGGTGACTGCCGGGTGTCTCGGAGGCGGCGGCGGAAGCGGCGCGAAACTGTCGGTGACGCCGACCGACGGTGACACGGACGGCTACCCGCCCGCGTTCGACGACAAACCGACCGAGCGGAGCATCGACACCTCGTCGTTCGGCACCGTGAAGGAGAACGGCGTGGAGGTGCCGCTGGCACCCATCGACGTGGCCCACTACTGGTACAAGCGTGGGGAGGCCCGCTTCGCGGACGCCCGCGGGAAGAAGTCCTACAAGGAGTCCCACATCTACGGTGCGGTCCTGAGTCAGGCCTCCAAGAAGCGACGCGCCGACGCCGATCCGGTAATGGACTGGCCCAAGGACGACCGCATCGTCTGTTACTGTGGCTGTCCTCACCACCTCTCGTCGATTCGCGCCTCGCAACTCATCAACGCGGGCTATAAGAACGTCTACGTCATCGACGAGGGGTTCTGGAAGTGGCACAAGAAGGGTTACCCGATGCGGGGAAACAACGTGACCAGCAAGCCCAAGAGCTGGGTCATCAGCGGCGAAACCGCGACCTCGCTCGCCGGCGAGAACGCGTGGGCGCGCCACCGACCGAGCGGACAGGTCGAATCGACCGACATCTCCGACGCCGGGAGCTACGAACTCCACCTCAAGTTCCACGAGGTCGGCCCGGACTCGACCATCGAGGTCGAGACGCCAAGTTACACGGTCGAAGGAAAGCTGAAGGACCTCGCCACCGGCACGGTGCAGGGCTGA
- a CDS encoding DUF7504 family protein — MPETTDGPAFSLDPGEQALVSVPSMGSPLNALPDDAFENLLVVSATAAPGKVESLVERRGGDPQKVGVVPVTGSPTEYDGPLWTTDPVDPSDLTGISIRLSKAMEYVMRGGWVVVDNVNVLLMYGREEQVFRLFDSMVSNVRRKEACGAYCTVREAVTDETFGRFRDVCDRSISVE, encoded by the coding sequence GTGCCGGAGACGACTGACGGCCCGGCGTTCTCGCTCGACCCCGGCGAGCAGGCGCTCGTGTCGGTGCCCTCGATGGGGTCGCCGCTGAACGCCCTGCCGGACGACGCGTTCGAGAATCTGCTGGTCGTCTCGGCCACCGCCGCGCCCGGCAAGGTCGAGTCGCTGGTCGAACGCCGCGGCGGCGACCCCCAGAAGGTCGGCGTCGTCCCGGTCACGGGGTCGCCGACCGAGTACGACGGGCCGCTCTGGACGACCGACCCGGTGGACCCCAGCGACCTGACCGGCATCAGCATCCGCCTCTCGAAGGCGATGGAGTACGTCATGCGCGGCGGTTGGGTCGTCGTGGACAACGTGAACGTCCTGTTGATGTACGGTCGGGAAGAGCAGGTCTTCCGACTGTTCGACTCGATGGTCTCGAACGTCCGCCGGAAGGAAGCCTGCGGTGCCTACTGCACCGTCCGGGAGGCGGTCACCGACGAGACGTTCGGCCGGTTCCGGGACGTCTGCGACCGGTCGATTTCGGTCGAGTAG
- a CDS encoding GNAT family N-acetyltransferase, protein MPGAVFLRGESVTLRTIEEDDIEFMRDTINDPAVREGLTTASPINAEQEREYFEEQISNQEDVNLAVCADGEITGVIGLHDLNQRAGHCEVGLWLAPEYHGEGYGTEASRLLTDFAFRELRMHRVMARVLATNPASARIWEKLGFEEEGLHRDETFTDGEYVDIRYFGVLEEEWDEGFGE, encoded by the coding sequence ATGCCCGGCGCAGTGTTCCTCCGGGGCGAGTCCGTCACGCTCCGAACCATCGAGGAGGACGACATCGAGTTCATGCGCGACACCATCAACGACCCCGCGGTCCGGGAGGGGCTGACGACCGCCTCCCCCATCAACGCCGAACAGGAACGCGAGTACTTCGAGGAGCAGATTTCGAATCAAGAGGACGTGAACCTCGCGGTCTGTGCCGACGGCGAAATAACCGGGGTCATCGGACTTCACGACCTGAACCAGCGGGCGGGCCACTGCGAAGTCGGCCTGTGGCTCGCCCCGGAGTACCACGGCGAGGGGTACGGCACCGAGGCGTCGCGGCTGTTGACCGACTTCGCGTTCCGCGAACTCCGGATGCACCGCGTGATGGCGCGCGTCCTCGCCACCAATCCGGCGTCCGCGCGCATCTGGGAGAAGTTGGGCTTCGAGGAGGAGGGCCTCCACCGTGACGAGACGTTCACCGACGGCGAGTACGTCGATATTCGGTACTTCGGCGTGCTGGAGGAGGAGTGGGACGAGGGCTTCGGTGAGTAA
- a CDS encoding NAD(P)-dependent alcohol dehydrogenase — protein sequence MRTAVLSEPGELAVEERPRPDPAPDEVLVAVGEVGICGSDLHYYQHGRIGDYVVEDPLILGHESAGEVVAVGEAVSGLAAGDRVALEPGVPCRRCAHCKRGEYNLCPDVTFMATPPDDGAFAEYVAWPADFAYRLPESVSVREGALCEPLSVGLHVARRGEIGVGDSVLITGAGPIGLLAMEAARAAGATEIVVSDVVEGKLRRAEERGADATIDPRDEDLGEAVARHTAGEGRGGDGDAGVDVVVEASGAESAIAGSLDAVRRGGTVVFVGLADEAEVPLDVLDVVDNELDVRGSFRYRNTYPAAIDLLADGEVDAAGIVDFAADLDDVDEAFRRAMDPETVKGMVTIET from the coding sequence ATGCGCACGGCAGTCCTGAGCGAACCGGGAGAGCTCGCGGTCGAGGAGCGCCCGCGACCCGACCCGGCACCCGACGAGGTGCTGGTCGCGGTCGGCGAGGTCGGCATCTGCGGGTCGGACCTCCACTACTACCAGCACGGTCGAATCGGCGACTACGTGGTCGAAGACCCGCTGATATTGGGTCACGAGAGCGCGGGCGAGGTGGTCGCGGTCGGCGAGGCGGTCTCGGGCCTCGCGGCGGGCGACCGCGTGGCGCTCGAACCCGGCGTGCCCTGCCGCCGGTGTGCCCACTGCAAGCGCGGCGAGTACAACCTCTGCCCGGACGTGACGTTCATGGCGACGCCGCCGGACGACGGCGCGTTCGCCGAGTACGTCGCGTGGCCCGCAGACTTCGCCTACCGACTCCCCGAGTCGGTCTCGGTCCGGGAGGGCGCGCTCTGCGAACCGCTCAGCGTCGGTCTCCACGTCGCGCGCCGCGGGGAAATCGGCGTCGGCGACTCCGTGCTGATCACCGGCGCGGGACCCATCGGCCTGCTGGCGATGGAGGCCGCGCGCGCCGCCGGAGCGACCGAAATCGTCGTCTCCGACGTGGTGGAGGGGAAACTCCGCCGGGCCGAGGAGCGCGGCGCGGACGCGACCATCGACCCGCGCGATGAGGACCTCGGCGAAGCGGTCGCCCGTCACACCGCCGGAGAGGGGCGAGGCGGCGACGGCGATGCGGGCGTAGACGTGGTGGTCGAGGCCTCCGGCGCGGAGTCGGCCATCGCGGGGTCGCTCGACGCGGTGCGGCGCGGGGGCACGGTGGTCTTCGTCGGTCTCGCGGACGAGGCCGAGGTCCCGCTCGACGTGCTGGACGTCGTGGACAACGAACTCGACGTTCGCGGGTCGTTCCGCTACCGGAACACCTACCCGGCGGCCATCGACCTACTCGCGGACGGCGAGGTGGACGCGGCCGGAATCGTGGACTTCGCGGCCGACCTCGACGACGTTGACGAGGCTTTCCGGCGCGCGATGGACCCCGAGACCGTGAAGGGGATGGTGACGATAGAGACGTAG
- a CDS encoding phosphotransacetylase family protein, which translates to MKTILVTATEESTGKTAVALALAKIAAERGLSVGYMKPKGTRLQSNVGKTLDEDPMLARELLDLDAEMHDLEPVVYSPTFIEQAIRGREDPDELREQVRESFDSLAEGKDLMVIEGGGKLTTGGIVGLTDADVADLLDAEVLLLSKYSQAGDVDDVLAAAEDVRAGDEDRLLGVLFNAVQEGNFDGLETEVVPFLEGRGIPVLGVVPREQELAGVTVDGLAEELSAEQLNSAPGDAFVERFLVGAMSGDSALRHLRRTKDAALITGGDRPDLQRVALEAPGVKCLILTGGYRPPGAVVGKAEEKGVPVLLVQSDTLTTVERAEDIVRSGRTRDAETVETMRNLLHDHADVEAIVGDAGPTGDEASADEDGDGTE; encoded by the coding sequence ATGAAAACGATACTCGTCACCGCGACCGAAGAGAGCACAGGCAAGACCGCGGTCGCGCTCGCGCTGGCCAAGATAGCCGCCGAGCGCGGCCTGTCGGTCGGCTACATGAAACCCAAGGGGACCCGACTCCAGAGCAACGTCGGCAAGACGCTGGACGAGGACCCGATGCTCGCGCGCGAACTCCTCGATTTGGACGCCGAGATGCACGACCTCGAACCCGTGGTCTACTCGCCGACGTTTATCGAGCAGGCCATCCGGGGCCGCGAGGACCCCGACGAACTCCGCGAGCAGGTCCGCGAGAGCTTCGACAGTCTGGCCGAGGGCAAGGACCTGATGGTAATCGAGGGCGGCGGGAAACTCACCACCGGCGGCATCGTCGGCCTGACCGACGCCGACGTCGCCGACCTGCTCGACGCCGAGGTCCTGCTCCTCTCGAAGTACTCGCAGGCGGGCGACGTGGACGACGTGCTGGCCGCGGCCGAGGACGTGCGGGCCGGCGACGAGGACCGACTGCTCGGCGTCCTGTTCAACGCCGTGCAGGAGGGCAACTTCGACGGTCTCGAAACCGAGGTCGTCCCCTTCCTCGAAGGCCGGGGCATCCCCGTCCTCGGGGTGGTCCCCCGCGAGCAGGAACTGGCCGGCGTGACCGTGGACGGACTCGCCGAGGAGCTCTCGGCCGAGCAGTTGAACAGCGCGCCCGGCGACGCCTTCGTCGAGCGGTTTCTCGTCGGCGCGATGTCGGGCGATTCGGCGCTCCGACACCTCCGCCGGACGAAGGACGCCGCGCTCATCACCGGGGGCGACCGGCCGGACCTCCAGCGCGTCGCGCTGGAAGCGCCGGGCGTGAAGTGTCTCATCCTGACCGGCGGCTACCGGCCGCCGGGTGCGGTCGTCGGCAAGGCGGAAGAGAAGGGCGTGCCGGTCCTGCTGGTCCAGTCGGACACGCTGACGACCGTCGAGCGCGCCGAGGACATCGTGCGGAGCGGTCGCACGCGCGACGCCGAGACCGTCGAGACGATGCGGAACCTGCTCCACGACCACGCCGACGTGGAGGCCATCGTCGGCGACGCGGGGCCGACAGGAGACGAAGCATCGGCCGACGAAGACGGCGACGGTACCGAGTAG